In the genome of Bremerella sp. JC817, one region contains:
- the rpsS gene encoding 30S ribosomal protein S19, with protein sequence MSRSLKKGPYVDPNVYKKVAQQEDAGTKDPIKTWARACTIIPEFVGHTFMVHNGKAHLKVYVTEDMVGHKLGEFAPTRTFRGHGADKKKK encoded by the coding sequence ATGAGCCGCTCCCTGAAAAAAGGGCCGTACGTCGACCCGAACGTTTACAAGAAGGTTGCCCAGCAAGAAGACGCAGGCACCAAGGACCCGATCAAGACCTGGGCTCGTGCCTGCACGATCATCCCGGAATTCGTCGGTCACACCTTCATGGTCCACAACGGCAAGGCCCACTTGAAGGTTTATGTCACTGAAGACATGGTCGGGCACAAGCTCGGCGAATTCGCACCGACGCGAACCTTCCGCGGTCACGGTGCTGACAAGAAGAAGAAGTAA
- the rpmC gene encoding 50S ribosomal protein L29 translates to MKASELRELSDEQLEANLTNAMETLFRLRVQSQTERLDAPSELAKNRKLVARIKTIQGERAAAAAST, encoded by the coding sequence ATGAAAGCAAGCGAACTGCGAGAACTGAGCGACGAACAGCTCGAGGCGAACCTGACGAACGCCATGGAAACGCTGTTCCGTCTGCGAGTTCAATCCCAGACGGAACGTTTGGACGCCCCTAGCGAGTTGGCTAAGAACCGCAAGCTGGTGGCCCGCATCAAGACGATCCAAGGCGAGCGAGCAGCCGCCGCGGCCAGCACCTAA
- the rplD gene encoding 50S ribosomal protein L4: MVSLPIFDKSGKEVGKYELDPAEIAPSINKQLLHDAVVMYQANLRQGTHRTKTRAEVAGSTKKMYRQKGTGNARAGSKRSGVRRGGGHIFAIRPRDYSYRLNKKALKIATRMAIASKIQGEQVVVVDDFAQDEIKTKNVAGALKALGIYGQKVAIALEKYDPIFYRSARNIEGVSVSPVAELNAYSVLRPRKLVITKAALDSLRKEGKSE; this comes from the coding sequence ATGGTGAGTTTGCCCATTTTTGACAAGAGCGGAAAGGAAGTCGGCAAGTACGAACTTGACCCGGCTGAAATCGCTCCGTCGATCAACAAGCAATTGCTTCACGATGCCGTCGTGATGTACCAGGCCAACCTTCGTCAGGGTACGCACCGTACCAAGACCCGTGCTGAAGTTGCCGGTTCGACGAAGAAGATGTATCGCCAGAAGGGTACCGGTAACGCACGTGCTGGTTCCAAGCGTAGTGGCGTTCGTCGTGGTGGTGGTCACATTTTTGCGATCCGCCCTCGTGACTACTCGTACCGCTTGAACAAGAAGGCCCTGAAGATCGCGACTCGCATGGCGATCGCCAGCAAGATCCAGGGCGAGCAGGTTGTTGTTGTCGACGACTTCGCTCAAGACGAAATCAAGACCAAGAATGTCGCTGGTGCTCTGAAGGCACTCGGTATTTACGGTCAAAAGGTTGCGATCGCCTTGGAAAAGTACGATCCGATCTTCTACCGCAGTGCACGGAACATCGAAGGTGTTTCGGTCAGCCCAGTCGCTGAACTGAATGCCTACTCGGTTCTGCGTCCGCGGAAGTTGGTGATCACCAAGGCTGCCCTCGATTCCTTGCGGAAAGAAGGCAAGAGCGAGTAA
- the rpsG gene encoding 30S ribosomal protein S7, whose amino-acid sequence MGKITASRETLKPDPRYKSILASKFINCLMQDGKKTTAQEVFYGAMDELKKRLPEEQPIDVFTQAVENVKPHIEVRSKRVGGAAYQVPMQVNRTRQQSLAIRWLLGAVRDKKGRPTHLKLADELFAAYNREGTAYTKRENVHRMADANKAFAHFAW is encoded by the coding sequence ATGGGTAAGATCACCGCCAGCCGCGAAACGTTGAAGCCAGATCCTCGCTACAAGTCGATCCTGGCCAGCAAGTTCATCAACTGTCTGATGCAGGATGGCAAGAAGACGACCGCTCAGGAAGTTTTCTACGGTGCCATGGACGAGCTGAAGAAGCGTCTGCCAGAAGAGCAGCCGATTGACGTCTTCACTCAGGCCGTCGAGAACGTGAAGCCGCACATCGAAGTTCGCTCGAAGCGAGTCGGTGGTGCTGCTTACCAGGTTCCTATGCAGGTCAATCGTACCCGTCAGCAGTCGCTCGCCATCCGTTGGTTGCTGGGTGCTGTTCGCGACAAGAAGGGTCGTCCGACCCACCTGAAGTTGGCTGACGAATTGTTTGCCGCTTACAACCGCGAAGGTACCGCCTATACCAAGCGTGAAAACGTTCACCGTATGGCGGACGCGAATAAGGCATTCGCTCACTTCGCCTGGTAA
- the rpsL gene encoding 30S ribosomal protein S12 — protein MPTINQLVRKPRKKKRKFSKSPVLEKCPQKRGVCLQVRTMTPKKPNSALRKIARVRLSNQKEVTVYIPGEGHSLQEHSIVLVRGGRVRDLPGVRYQVVRGALDALGVNGRKQSRSRYGAKKS, from the coding sequence ATGCCCACCATCAATCAGCTCGTTCGCAAGCCACGAAAGAAGAAGCGTAAGTTCAGCAAGTCTCCAGTTTTGGAGAAGTGCCCGCAGAAACGTGGTGTCTGTTTGCAGGTCCGCACGATGACCCCGAAGAAGCCCAACTCGGCTCTTCGTAAGATCGCTCGTGTGCGTCTGTCGAACCAGAAGGAAGTCACCGTGTACATCCCAGGCGAAGGTCACAGCCTGCAGGAACACTCGATCGTGCTGGTTCGCGGCGGTCGTGTTCGCGACCTTCCGGGTGTGCGTTACCAGGTGGTCCGCGGTGCTCTCGATGCTCTCGGCGTGAATGGCCGTAAGCAGTCGCGTAGCCGTTACGGTGCCAAGAAGAGCTAA
- the rplV gene encoding 50S ribosomal protein L22 yields the protein MFKATHRLARISPRKVRPLADLVRGKLADEALDILRFQPQRGARLLEEVIKSAIGNSQDSEQNQGRAASQQALFVAEARVDGGPIIKRFRPRARGSAFPILKRTCHIHVTLEELQG from the coding sequence ATGTTCAAAGCGACCCACCGACTGGCACGCATCAGCCCGCGAAAGGTGCGCCCGCTGGCCGATTTGGTGCGTGGCAAGCTGGCCGACGAAGCACTCGATATTCTGCGGTTCCAACCGCAGCGTGGTGCCCGCCTGCTGGAAGAAGTCATCAAGAGTGCCATCGGCAACTCGCAGGATTCCGAACAGAACCAGGGGCGTGCTGCAAGCCAGCAAGCTTTGTTCGTCGCGGAAGCACGCGTCGATGGCGGACCGATCATTAAGCGATTCCGCCCACGAGCTCGTGGAAGCGCGTTCCCGATTTTGAAGCGGACCTGTCACATCCACGTCACCCTGGAGGAACTCCAAGGCTAA
- the rplC gene encoding 50S ribosomal protein L3 has protein sequence MAKGILGRKVGMTQIYTESGEVIPVTVVQAGPCHVLQVRTLERDGYEAVQLGYDDKPRRLAIRSERGHVAPLSSKRARKLAAAGAEAAPKAGCEPKKFVRELRGSIEGAEVGQEIGIGVLAETARVDVIGTSRGRGYAGVMKRHNFAGQRATHGVKKVHRHTGGTGCSAYPSRTFKGLRMSGQYGNAKVTSRNLKVIKVDEENGVILLNGAVPGPNGGYVIVRETNMVR, from the coding sequence ATGGCAAAAGGCATACTCGGCCGTAAGGTTGGGATGACCCAGATCTATACTGAGTCTGGCGAAGTTATCCCGGTTACGGTTGTACAAGCAGGTCCCTGTCACGTGCTTCAGGTGCGAACCCTGGAACGCGATGGCTACGAGGCAGTTCAACTCGGATACGACGACAAGCCTCGCCGATTGGCGATTCGTAGCGAACGTGGTCACGTTGCTCCTCTCTCGAGCAAGCGAGCCAGGAAGCTGGCCGCCGCTGGTGCCGAAGCTGCACCCAAGGCTGGCTGCGAGCCTAAGAAGTTCGTTCGTGAACTTCGTGGTTCGATCGAAGGTGCTGAAGTCGGTCAAGAGATCGGCATTGGCGTTCTGGCAGAAACGGCCCGTGTCGACGTCATCGGTACTAGCCGCGGTCGCGGTTACGCTGGTGTGATGAAGCGGCACAACTTCGCCGGTCAGCGAGCCACTCACGGTGTGAAGAAGGTTCACCGCCACACCGGTGGTACTGGCTGCAGTGCCTATCCAAGCCGCACCTTCAAAGGCCTTCGCATGAGCGGCCAATACGGTAACGCCAAGGTTACCAGCCGTAACCTGAAGGTTATCAAGGTTGACGAAGAAAACGGCGTGATTCTGCTCAACGGTGCCGTGCCTGGCCCGAACGGCGGTTACGTGATCGTTCGTGAAACCAACATGGTCCGCTAA
- the rpsJ gene encoding 30S ribosomal protein S10 produces the protein MAKEIIRIRMEAYDHSILDQSALDIVDTAKRTHSEVHGPIPLPTRIERYTVLSGPHIDKKARQQFEVRTHKRLIDIVQATAKTIESLNKLNLPAGVDIKIKATTR, from the coding sequence GTGGCGAAAGAAATTATTCGCATTCGGATGGAAGCTTACGATCACTCGATCTTGGATCAGAGTGCTCTCGATATCGTCGATACGGCGAAGCGTACCCATTCGGAAGTTCATGGTCCCATTCCGTTGCCGACTCGTATCGAACGTTACACCGTTCTGTCGGGTCCGCATATCGACAAGAAGGCTCGTCAGCAGTTTGAAGTGCGGACGCACAAGCGTCTGATCGACATCGTCCAGGCTACCGCCAAGACGATCGAATCGCTCAACAAGCTGAATTTGCCAGCTGGTGTCGATATCAAGATCAAGGCAACGACTCGATAG
- the rplW gene encoding 50S ribosomal protein L23, whose protein sequence is MARPYYKPSEDTPTRTLESHQVILRPLVTEKGVQVSEELNQYTFEISPVATKLDVRRAIEELFDVKVASVKTQTRKGKARRYRFRNGKTRNWKKAIVTLADDQKIDFY, encoded by the coding sequence ATGGCACGACCCTATTATAAACCGAGTGAAGACACCCCGACCCGTACGCTGGAATCGCACCAGGTGATCCTGCGTCCGCTGGTCACCGAAAAGGGTGTTCAGGTCTCGGAAGAACTGAATCAATACACGTTCGAGATCTCTCCGGTGGCCACCAAGTTGGATGTCCGCCGGGCGATTGAAGAGTTGTTCGACGTCAAAGTCGCCAGCGTGAAAACGCAGACTCGGAAGGGGAAAGCCCGCCGATATCGTTTCCGCAACGGCAAGACCCGTAACTGGAAGAAGGCCATCGTCACGTTGGCCGACGATCAAAAGATCGACTTCTATTAA
- the rplP gene encoding 50S ribosomal protein L16 has translation MAMMPRRVKHRKSQRRRIKGNATRGNTVVLGDFGLQSTQAGHITAQTIEAGRIAAQQYVRGIGKLFIRIFPHKSVTARPLETRMGKGKGEPDRWVATVKPGTVMYELKGVTEQQAKICFARLAHKMPVRCRFVRRRPDLETTEA, from the coding sequence ATGGCTATGATGCCCAGACGAGTGAAGCACCGAAAAAGCCAAAGAAGACGTATAAAAGGTAATGCCACTCGTGGCAATACCGTCGTCCTCGGCGATTTTGGACTTCAATCCACACAGGCGGGTCACATTACCGCCCAAACGATCGAAGCGGGTCGTATCGCTGCTCAGCAGTACGTCCGTGGTATCGGTAAGTTGTTCATCCGGATTTTCCCCCACAAGTCGGTAACGGCTCGCCCGTTGGAGACTCGTATGGGTAAAGGTAAGGGTGAACCTGATCGATGGGTCGCCACGGTTAAACCTGGCACCGTCATGTACGAACTCAAGGGTGTCACCGAGCAGCAAGCCAAGATTTGCTTTGCTCGTTTGGCTCACAAGATGCCGGTTCGATGTCGCTTCGTGCGTCGTCGCCCGGACCTGGAAACAACTGAAGCCTAG
- the rplX gene encoding 50S ribosomal protein L24: MHIKVDDTVEIITGGDAAGNLRGKVLKVFPDNGKILVEGAAKVYKHVKPSQRNPKGGKLSKEMPIDISNVMLVCTECKQRTKTGAKIKEDGSKVRYCKSCGAEIGSLSPAK; encoded by the coding sequence ATGCATATCAAAGTTGACGACACCGTCGAAATCATCACTGGCGGCGACGCCGCTGGCAACCTCCGGGGCAAAGTCCTGAAGGTGTTCCCAGACAACGGCAAGATCCTCGTGGAAGGCGCCGCTAAGGTCTATAAGCACGTCAAACCAAGCCAACGCAACCCGAAGGGTGGCAAGCTGTCGAAGGAAATGCCAATTGACATTTCCAACGTCATGCTGGTTTGCACCGAATGCAAGCAACGCACCAAGACCGGTGCCAAGATCAAAGAGGACGGCAGCAAGGTTCGCTACTGCAAGTCGTGCGGTGCCGAAATCGGTTCGCTGAGTCCCGCCAAGTAA
- the rplN gene encoding 50S ribosomal protein L14, with amino-acid sequence MIQQETRLAVADNTGAKEVMCIKVLGGTRKRTAGLGDVIICSVKEVVAGADVKKKAVVRAVIVRCKKPTRRPDGSYIRFDRNAVVLIDKDNNPRGTRIFGAVARELRDRKFMKIVSLANEVV; translated from the coding sequence ATGATTCAACAAGAAACAAGACTGGCCGTCGCCGACAACACCGGTGCGAAGGAAGTCATGTGCATCAAGGTTCTGGGTGGAACGCGAAAGCGTACCGCTGGCCTGGGTGACGTGATTATTTGCTCGGTGAAAGAAGTTGTGGCGGGTGCGGACGTGAAGAAGAAGGCAGTCGTTCGGGCTGTCATCGTTCGCTGCAAAAAGCCAACTCGTCGACCTGACGGGAGCTATATCCGCTTCGATCGCAACGCAGTGGTGCTGATCGACAAAGACAACAATCCGCGTGGCACGCGTATCTTCGGTGCAGTTGCACGAGAGCTGCGAGATCGCAAGTTCATGAAGATCGTCAGTTTGGCGAATGAGGTGGTCTAA
- the rpsQ gene encoding 30S ribosomal protein S17, whose protein sequence is MPKKVLVGRVTGDKQEKTRRVEIARRIRHPLYGKYYSRRMVCHVHDETNESGLGDLVEIIESRPRSKTKRWELVRVVEKSTEVDVAALKAAREAAAHLQEQQEG, encoded by the coding sequence ATGCCTAAGAAAGTATTGGTCGGTCGCGTGACGGGCGACAAGCAAGAAAAGACGCGACGCGTCGAAATCGCCCGCCGAATTCGCCATCCGCTGTACGGCAAGTACTACTCTCGCCGCATGGTTTGCCACGTCCACGACGAAACCAACGAGTCGGGACTGGGCGACCTGGTCGAGATCATCGAAAGCCGTCCTCGCAGCAAGACCAAACGCTGGGAACTGGTGCGAGTTGTAGAGAAGAGCACGGAAGTCGACGTGGCCGCCCTGAAGGCTGCCCGCGAAGCCGCCGCTCATCTGCAAGAACAACAAGAAGGTTAG
- the rpsC gene encoding 30S ribosomal protein S3, with the protein MGQKVNPIAFRTGVMIGWKSKWFASKRDFPALLLEDKKIRDFILKHPDQRIRQKYRNAGIDKVEIERTRDEVRVTLFVARPGLIIGQKGQEVEKLQEELQNLVGRRINLKVEEVGRPELRAQLVAEDIADQLAKRASFRRTMKRAIESTMEAGARGIKIQMAGRLGGAEMARREKAIEGSIPLSTLRAKIDYGFTEARTPQGHIGVQVWINNGFYEGDDSDGYDAQTSEAPKKPKKTYKR; encoded by the coding sequence ATGGGACAAAAAGTTAATCCAATTGCGTTCCGCACCGGCGTCATGATCGGCTGGAAGAGCAAATGGTTTGCGTCGAAGCGTGATTTCCCAGCCCTGTTGCTGGAAGATAAGAAGATTCGTGACTTCATCCTGAAGCACCCGGATCAACGCATTCGTCAGAAGTACCGTAATGCAGGTATCGACAAAGTTGAAATCGAACGGACCCGTGACGAAGTTCGCGTGACTCTGTTCGTTGCCCGACCAGGTCTGATCATCGGTCAGAAGGGTCAGGAAGTCGAGAAGCTGCAGGAAGAACTGCAAAACTTGGTTGGCCGTCGCATCAATCTAAAGGTTGAGGAAGTCGGTCGCCCAGAACTGCGAGCCCAGTTGGTCGCCGAGGATATCGCTGACCAGTTGGCCAAGCGTGCCAGCTTCCGCCGCACGATGAAACGTGCGATCGAAAGCACCATGGAGGCCGGTGCCCGTGGCATCAAAATCCAAATGGCCGGTCGTCTTGGTGGTGCGGAAATGGCTCGCCGCGAAAAGGCTATTGAAGGATCGATTCCGTTGAGCACCCTGCGGGCGAAGATCGATTACGGCTTCACTGAAGCGCGTACGCCGCAAGGTCACATCGGGGTCCAGGTCTGGATTAATAACGGTTTTTACGAAGGGGACGACTCCGATGGCTATGATGCCCAGACGAGTGAAGCACCGAAAAAGCCAAAGAAGACGTATAAAAGGTAA
- the fusA gene encoding elongation factor G — translation MARKLEDIRNIGVIAHIDAGKTTVTERMLFYSGASHKVGEVDKGTTTTDFDEEEAERGITIYSACVTFPWKECTVNLIDTPGHVDFTAEVERCLRVLDGGVVVFSAREGVEAQSETVWRQADRYKVPRIAFINKMDREGADFYPVLQEIERRLKANPVPIQIPVGAGPPHLADAFRGVIDLIEMKMLTFGEGDQDRTIDVQEIPEDYVEKAQQWRTNLLEKLYDHSDELMEMSLGDEPIPTALIRKVLRGATLAREIQPVLCGSALDGIGVQPILDAVTYFLPSPKDVPPVVGTNPAKKNQTETRTTDPGEPFCGLVFKVLPAKHGDMTWVRVYSGELKPNSRLLNPGRDVKENCAQLWHIQASRKDQVDHVGTGDIVGIIGLRHSVTGDTLCDTRSPILLESINFPETVIGMAIEPESSADRDKLSDTLGMMRRQDPTFAANENKDTGQTIISGMGELHLEVIRHRLLRDFKLNVKVHKPRVSYRETVGKSAKVTGECHRVIQGAQLFAKLTIQVEHVPNQTPSVLVISKCPPDDVPFELIESAMEELRSRAAGGGIIGGFPLADLKITILGGEIAEVGSTDTAFAIAAGDAFEKGLEAAVPTLLEPIMKLTITTPDDYMGDFVGDIMKRRGEIAKTENRSGDVVIEAHAPLAELFGYSSAMRSLSQGRASSSMEPLKYAPAPAEIAKQFM, via the coding sequence ATGGCTCGTAAACTTGAAGACATCCGAAACATCGGGGTGATTGCCCATATCGACGCCGGGAAAACCACGGTAACCGAGCGTATGCTGTTCTACAGTGGTGCCTCGCACAAGGTGGGTGAGGTTGATAAAGGGACCACGACGACTGACTTCGATGAAGAAGAGGCGGAGCGTGGGATCACGATTTACTCGGCGTGTGTAACGTTCCCTTGGAAGGAGTGCACGGTCAACTTGATCGACACCCCAGGCCACGTCGATTTCACGGCGGAGGTGGAGCGTTGCCTGCGTGTGCTCGACGGCGGTGTAGTCGTGTTCAGTGCTCGCGAAGGTGTGGAAGCCCAGAGTGAAACGGTTTGGCGTCAGGCCGATCGCTACAAGGTGCCGCGGATCGCTTTCATCAACAAGATGGACCGCGAAGGTGCCGACTTCTATCCGGTGCTGCAGGAAATCGAACGTCGTTTGAAGGCGAATCCTGTGCCGATTCAGATTCCTGTTGGGGCTGGCCCGCCGCATCTGGCCGATGCTTTTCGAGGGGTGATCGATCTGATCGAGATGAAGATGCTGACCTTCGGCGAAGGGGATCAGGATCGCACGATTGACGTGCAGGAGATTCCAGAAGACTACGTCGAGAAAGCCCAGCAGTGGCGAACGAATCTGCTTGAGAAGCTCTACGACCACAGCGACGAGCTGATGGAGATGAGTCTCGGTGATGAGCCAATTCCGACGGCACTTATTCGCAAGGTTCTTCGCGGTGCAACGCTCGCTCGTGAGATCCAGCCGGTGCTCTGCGGCTCTGCCCTCGACGGGATTGGTGTGCAGCCAATTCTGGACGCGGTCACCTACTTCCTGCCGAGTCCAAAAGATGTTCCGCCCGTCGTGGGGACGAACCCTGCGAAGAAGAATCAAACGGAAACGCGGACGACCGATCCAGGCGAGCCATTTTGCGGGCTGGTCTTCAAGGTGTTGCCTGCCAAGCATGGCGATATGACTTGGGTGCGGGTCTATTCCGGTGAGCTCAAACCGAATAGTCGCTTGCTCAACCCAGGTCGTGATGTCAAAGAGAACTGTGCTCAGCTTTGGCACATTCAGGCTTCGCGAAAAGACCAGGTCGATCACGTCGGTACCGGTGACATCGTCGGCATCATCGGGCTGCGACATTCGGTCACGGGCGATACGCTTTGTGATACGCGAAGCCCGATTTTGCTCGAGTCGATCAACTTTCCAGAGACGGTCATTGGGATGGCGATCGAACCCGAATCTTCGGCCGATCGCGACAAGCTTTCCGATACGCTGGGCATGATGCGTCGGCAAGATCCAACCTTCGCAGCGAACGAAAATAAAGACACCGGGCAAACAATTATCAGCGGGATGGGCGAGTTGCATCTCGAGGTCATTCGTCACCGCTTGCTCCGGGATTTTAAGCTTAACGTCAAGGTGCATAAGCCGCGCGTGAGCTACCGCGAAACGGTGGGTAAGTCAGCAAAGGTGACCGGCGAATGTCATCGTGTGATTCAAGGGGCGCAGCTGTTCGCGAAGCTCACGATCCAGGTCGAGCATGTCCCGAATCAAACGCCTTCGGTGCTGGTCATCTCGAAGTGCCCTCCCGATGACGTGCCGTTCGAGTTGATCGAGTCCGCTATGGAAGAGCTTCGTAGCCGCGCCGCGGGCGGCGGCATCATCGGTGGCTTCCCGTTGGCGGATTTGAAGATCACGATCCTGGGCGGCGAGATTGCCGAAGTCGGTTCGACAGATACCGCCTTCGCCATCGCCGCTGGAGATGCGTTTGAGAAGGGGCTTGAAGCCGCTGTTCCCACATTGCTCGAGCCGATTATGAAGCTCACGATCACGACCCCAGATGATTACATGGGGGATTTCGTGGGCGACATCATGAAGCGTCGTGGCGAAATCGCCAAGACCGAGAACCGCTCAGGCGACGTCGTGATCGAAGCACATGCTCCGCTGGCGGAGCTGTTTGGGTACTCGAGCGCCATGCGAAGTCTCAGCCAGGGGCGAGCATCCAGCAGCATGGAGCCGCTGAAATATGCTCCCGCACCCGCAGAGATTGCCAAACAGTTTATGTAA
- the rplB gene encoding 50S ribosomal protein L2: MGIRKYKPTSAGRRNASVSDFKELTKGASPEKALLRKITKTGGRNNQGKITARHRGGGHKRRYRVIDFRRAKDGVPAVVDSIQYDPNRSARIALLNYADGEKRYILAPDGLKAGDKVQSGSEASPSVGNCMPLKNIPAGTTVHNIEMVPGRGGALCRSAGSSATLMACEADWAQLSLPSGEIRRVSSRCRATIGRVSNPDHEKVQLGKAGRSRWLGRRPHVRGTAMNPIDHPHGGGEGRTKGGRHPVTPQGKPTKGGATRHRKKASNRSIVRRRRSRRYGLLKLLK, encoded by the coding sequence ATGGGTATCCGAAAATATAAGCCGACTTCCGCTGGGCGTCGCAACGCCTCGGTCAGCGACTTCAAGGAGTTGACCAAGGGTGCATCGCCGGAAAAGGCCCTGCTTCGCAAGATCACCAAGACCGGTGGTCGTAACAATCAAGGTAAGATCACTGCTCGTCACCGTGGTGGCGGTCACAAGCGTCGTTATCGCGTGATTGACTTCCGTCGTGCCAAAGACGGTGTGCCAGCAGTGGTCGATTCGATCCAGTACGATCCAAACCGCAGTGCCCGTATTGCCTTGCTGAACTACGCCGACGGTGAAAAGCGATACATCCTCGCTCCCGACGGTCTGAAGGCTGGCGACAAGGTTCAAAGCGGTTCGGAAGCCTCGCCATCCGTTGGTAACTGCATGCCGTTGAAGAATATTCCGGCTGGTACCACGGTCCACAACATTGAAATGGTGCCTGGTCGCGGTGGTGCACTGTGTCGCAGTGCCGGCAGCTCGGCAACCTTGATGGCTTGCGAAGCTGACTGGGCTCAGTTGTCGCTGCCAAGCGGCGAAATTCGTCGTGTTTCGAGCCGTTGCCGTGCGACCATCGGTCGTGTCAGCAACCCGGATCACGAAAAGGTTCAATTGGGTAAGGCTGGTCGTAGCCGTTGGCTCGGTCGCCGTCCTCACGTTCGTGGTACCGCGATGAACCCGATCGACCATCCGCACGGTGGTGGTGAAGGTCGTACCAAGGGTGGTCGTCACCCGGTTACGCCGCAAGGTAAGCCGACCAAGGGTGGTGCAACCCGTCACCGTAAGAAGGCCTCCAACCGCTCGATCGTTCGTCGTCGCCGGTCGCGTCGCTACGGTCTGTTGAAGCTGTTGAAGTAA